AGGCGCGCGTTGGCGACCGTCAGCGCGTCGGCCGCGGCCTGCGCGTCGGCGGCGCGGCGCTCCAGCTCCTGCCGCGCGGTGACGACCTGCCGCGCCATCGCGTCGAAGCTCGCCGCCAGCCGCCCCACCTCGTCGCGGCTCGGCGCCGCCACGGGATGCTCGTACGTGCCGCGCGCCAGCTCCTCCGCCGCGTCGGTGAGGCGCGTCAGCGGGCGCGTGATGCGGCGCCCGATCGCCCACGCCAGCAGCCCGCCCGCCGCGACCACGCCCAGGCTGAGGAGCGCGAGCGTGCGCACCGCGCGCTGCGGGCGCGCGAGGATGCTGCGCTCCGCCGCCTCGAACGACACCACCCACGGCGTCCCCGGCACCTGCGCCGCCGACACCATCACGCGGCCGACGCCCGGCCGCTCGGCCCACACGCCGTCCGCGGTCGAGTCGCGCGCCGCCAGCGGCGCCGCCTCGCCGCCGCCCGCGAAGGCCGCGGCCGTGCCGTCCTCGTTCGCGACGACCACCATCACCTCGTCGCCCGTCAGCCCGCGCAGCGTGCGCGCGGCGGCCGCCCCGCCGGAGTAGCGCGGCTGCGCGACGTGGCCAATGACGCGGCCGTCCACGTCGCGCACGGGCATCGACGTCCAGTAGACCGCCACGTCGCCCTCGCGCGCGAGCGGCGAGAGCGTGGGCGCGTCGGGCGCGCGTCCCGGGCGCTCGTCGGTCGACCGCGGGGCCGGCGGGAGCGGCCGCTCCACGCGCGGCGGCAGTGCCCGGCCGACGAACGTCACCAGGCGCCCGCGCGCGTCCCACAGCTCCACGGGCAGCAGCGAGTCGCGCGGCGTCAGCAGCTCCGCCAGCGCCTCGTGCGCCGCGGCCTCGCGCGCCGGCGTCGGCCCCTCGGCGAGCAGCGCGGCGAGCGCGGGCTGGCGCGCCACCTCGCGCACCTCGGCGCCGCGCAGCACCATCGCGGTCCCGGTGTTGCTCGCGATCTCGCGGGCACCGTTGCGCAGGCGCTCGCGCATGCTCTCGATCTCGCGGTGCGTGAGCGTCTCGTACGTCGCCCCCAGCAGGACCGCCAGCCCGGCCGCGAGCACGCCCGTGATCAGCAGCGGGAGCCGGCGCTCGAGCGATGCCGCACGGGTGTGCGAGGATCCGGGGAGTGGGCGCTCGGGACTACGCACCAGAGACCACCACGGCAGACGGTGAGACGGGGCA
This Roseisolibacter agri DNA region includes the following protein-coding sequences:
- a CDS encoding sensor histidine kinase, whose product is MRSPERPLPGSSHTRAASLERRLPLLITGVLAAGLAVLLGATYETLTHREIESMRERLRNGAREIASNTGTAMVLRGAEVREVARQPALAALLAEGPTPAREAAAHEALAELLTPRDSLLPVELWDARGRLVTFVGRALPPRVERPLPPAPRSTDERPGRAPDAPTLSPLAREGDVAVYWTSMPVRDVDGRVIGHVAQPRYSGGAAAARTLRGLTGDEVMVVVANEDGTAAAFAGGGEAAPLAARDSTADGVWAERPGVGRVMVSAAQVPGTPWVVSFEAAERSILARPQRAVRTLALLSLGVVAAGGLLAWAIGRRITRPLTRLTDAAEELARGTYEHPVAAPSRDEVGRLAASFDAMARQVVTARQELERRAADAQAAADALTVANARLRRTSEEAERARAEADRANRAKSDFLAMMSHELRTPLNAIGGYAELIEMGIHGPVTDAQREALLRIGRSQAHLLTLINDVLSFARIDAGQVQYAIEDVPLDDALSGLEALVAPQVRARGLTFEHHACDPLLAVRADRDKLRQLVLNLLGNAIKYTPEGGSVALSCDADASSVRVHVRDTGIGIPAERLPSIFDAFVQGDRALNRPNDGVGLGLAISRELAQGMGGTLSVTSEVGRGSTFTLTLARATTPRRTNTPPHASTAA